A single Mustela lutreola isolate mMusLut2 chromosome X, mMusLut2.pri, whole genome shotgun sequence DNA region contains:
- the SLITRK4 gene encoding SLIT and NTRK-like protein 4, producing the protein MFLWLFLLLSALISSTNADSDISVEICNVCSCVSVENVLYVNCEKVSVYRPNQLKPPWSNFYHLNFQNNFLNILYPNTFLNFSHAVSLQLGNNKLQNIEGGAFLGLSALKQLHLNNNELKILRADTFLGIENLEYLQADYNLIKYIERGAFNKLHKLKVLILNDNLISFLPDNIFRFASLTHLDIRGNRIQKLPYIGVLEHIGRVVELQLEDNPWNCSCDLLPLKAWLENMPYNIYIGEAICETPSDLYGRLLKETNKQELCPMGTGSDFDVRILPPSQLENGYTTPNGHTTQTSLHRLVTKPPKTTNPSKISGIVAGKSLSNRNLSQIVSYQTRVPPLTPCPAPCFCKTHPSDLGLSVNCQEKNIQSMSELVPKPLNAKKLHVNGNSIKDVDVADFAEFEGLDLLHLGSNQITAIKGDVFHNLTNLRRLYLNGNQIERLYPEIFSGLHNLQYLYLEYNLIKEILAGTFDSMPNLQLLYLNNNLLKSLPVYIFSGAPLARLNLRNNKFMYLPVSGVLDQLQSLTQIDLEGNPWDCTCDLVALKLWLEKLNDGIVVKELKCETPVQFANIELKSLKNEILCPKLLNKPSAPFTSPAPAITFTTPLGPIRSPPGGPVPLSILILSILVVLILTVFVAFCLLVFVLRRNKKPTVKHEGLGNPECGSMQLQLRKHDHKTNKKDGLSTEAFIPQTIEQMSKSHTCGLKESETGFMFSDPPGQKVVMRNVADKEKDLLHVDGRKRLSTIDELDELFPSRDSNVFIQNFLESKKEYNSIGVSGFEIRYPEKQQDKKNKKSLIGGNHSKIVVEQRKSSEYFELKAKLQSSPDYLQVLEEQTALNKI; encoded by the coding sequence ATGTTTCtttggctctttctgcttttgtcAGCCCTGATTTCTTCGACAAATGCAGATTCTGACATATCAGTGGAAATTTGCAATGTGTGCTCCTGCGTGTCAGTCGAGAACGTGCTCTATGTCAACTGTGAGAAGGTTTCGGTCTACAGACCAAATCAGCTGAAGCCACCTTGGTCTAATTTCTATCACCTCAatttccaaaacaattttttaaatatcctctATCCAAACACATTCTTGAATTTTTCACACGCAGTATCCCTGCAGCTGGGAAATAATAAACTGCAGAACATTGAGGGAGGAGCCTTTCTtgggctcagtgcattaaagcagTTGCACTTGAACAACAATGAATTAAAGATTCTCCGAGCTGACACTTTCCTTGGCATAGAGAACTTGGAGTATCTCCAGGCTGACTACAATTTAATCAAGTATATTGAACGAGGAGCCTTCAATAAGCTCCACAAACTGAAAGTTCTCATTCTTAATGACAATCTGATTTCATTCCTTCCTGATAATATTTTCCGATTCGCATCTTTGACCCATCTGGATATACGGGGGAACAGAATCCAGAAGCTCCCCTATATCGGAGTTCTGGAGCACATAGGCCGTGTCGTTGAACTGCAACTGGAAGATAACCCCTGGAACTGTAGCTGTGATTTGTTGCCTTTGAAAGCGTGGCTGGAGAACATGCCATATAACATTTACATAGGAGAGGCTATCTGTGAAACTCCCAGCGACTTATACGGAAGGCTTCTGAAAGAAACCAACAAACAAGAATTATGCCCCATGGGCACAGGCAGTGATTTTGATGTGCGAATCCTGCCTCCATCTCAGCTGGAGAATGGCTACACCACTCCCAACGGTCACACGACCCAAACATCCTTACACAGATTAGTGACCAAACCGCCGAAAACAACCAATCCGTCCAAGATCTCCGGAATCGTAGCGGGCAAGTCCCTCTCCAACCGCAATCTCAGCCAGATTGTGTCCTACCAAACGAGGGTGCCCCCTCTGACACCTTGCCCAGCACCTTGCTTTTGCAAAACACATCCTTCGGATTTGGGACTGAGCGTCAACTGCCAAGAGAAGAATATACAGTCCATGTCTGAACTGGTCCCGAAACCCTTAAATGCCAAGAAGTTGCATGTCAATGGCAACAGCATCAAAGACGTGGACGTCGCGGACTTCGCCGAGTTTGAAGGACTGGATTTGCTCCATTTAGGCAGCAATCAGATTACGGCGATCAAGGGAGACGTATTCCACAATCTCACTAATTTACGCAGGCTGTATCTCAACGGCAATCAGATTGAAAGACTCTATCCTGAGATATTTTCCGGCCTTCATAACCTGCAGTATCTGTATTTGGAATACAACTTGATCAAGGAGATCCTGGCGGGCACCTTTGACTCGATGCCAAATTTGCAGTTGCTCTACTTAAACAACAATCTCCTGAAGAGCCTGCCCGTTTACATTTTCTCGGGAGCACCCCTCGCTAGACTGAACCTGAGGAACAACAAGTTCATGTACTTACCCGTCAGCGGGGTCCTCGATCAGCTGCAGTCTCTCACACAGATCGACTTGGAGGGCAACCCCTGGGACTGCACTTGTGACTTGGTGGCATTAAAGCTGTGGCTCGAGAAGTTGAATGACGGCATTGTCGTGAAGGAACTGAAATGCGAGACTCCGGTTCAGTTTGCCAACATCGAGCTGAAGTCCctcaagaatgaaatcttgtgtCCCAAACTCTTAAACAAGCCATCGGCGCCGTTTACGAGCCCTGCACCTGCCATAACGTTCACCACCCCGCTGGGTCCCATTCGAAGCCCTCCCGGTGGCCCGGTGCCTCTGTCTATTCTCATCCTCAGCATCCTCGTGGTCCTCATCTTAACTGTCTTCGTTGCTTTTTGTCTTCTTGTTTTTGTGCTGCGGCGAAACAAGAAGCCCACGGTCAAGCACGAGGGCCTGGGGAATCCCGAGTGCGGCTCCATGCAGCTGCAGCTGAGGAAGCATGACCACAAGACCAATAAAAAAGACGGGCTGAGCACGGAAGCCTTCATTCCACAAACCATCGAGCAGATGAGCAAGAGCCACACCTGCGGTTTGAAAGAGTCAGAAACCGGCTTCATGTTTTCAGATCCTCCAGGACAGAAAGTCGTCATGAGAAATGTCGCCGACAAGGAGAAAGATTTACTACACGTGGATGGCAGGAAGAGACTGAGCACAATCGATGAGCTGGACGAACTATTCCCGAGCAGGGATTCCAACGTGTTTATTCAGAATTTTCTGGAAAGCAAAAAGGAGTACAATAGCATAGGTGTCAGTGGCTTTGAGATCCGCTATCCAGAAaaacaacaagacaaaaaaaacaagaagtccCTGATAGGCGGCAACCACAGTAAGATCGTCGTGGAGCAGCGGAAAAGCAGCGAGTACTTTGAACTGAAGGCCAAACTCCAGAGTTCCCCTGACTACCTACAGGTCCTTGAGGAGCAGACAGCTTTGAACAAGATCTAG